From one Deinococcus detaillensis genomic stretch:
- the bshC gene encoding bacillithiol biosynthesis cysteine-adding enzyme BshC encodes MTSAPARLPLLDAYRAGHLSEFFARTPADLPAFLQAQRVLDRPALAAALRAYHLDVGLPDGTAKKADPAAKMLAAQLEKLSHPEARVVVAGQQAGLLGGPAYSVHKAADAILLARQLSTEERPVLPVFWIASQDHDADEVASTHLLDFSEREFEPRLDLPRGVPVGRIAWRAEWSAQLLELIGEFDAPEAHKAAVRSRLDFAFKGRTYADVFARLMYTLLGEHGLIVLDPLHPALARLMAPALAAEIERPLEGPQRIEAAAEQLEAQGYAAQLRRPPGSTNLFVEEESGQRTLLRVSQQGGKAFEGYTKAELLSLLDSDPSRITPAAGLRPIIQDYLLPTAAFVVGPGELAYAAELRGVYGLHGLEQPVLWPRLSVTWLEPNVARLLERFGVTAAQFQRDPEGTLGKALASQQQAAALSQERINHLEGEFSALMNELSALDPTLKSSVERSKNRTMSRLERHRQQAYSALARAEDDKSGQLTRLKKHLLPAGHLQEREMNFLTYLLKHGDTPLKLLLSLEAGAQVDVVIP; translated from the coding sequence CCTTTTTGCAGGCGCAGCGCGTCCTTGATCGCCCCGCTCTGGCCGCCGCGTTGCGGGCTTACCACCTTGATGTGGGTTTGCCGGACGGCACAGCCAAAAAAGCCGACCCAGCCGCCAAAATGCTCGCCGCGCAACTCGAAAAGCTCTCGCACCCAGAAGCGCGGGTGGTGGTGGCCGGACAACAAGCCGGACTGCTGGGCGGCCCGGCCTACAGCGTCCACAAAGCCGCCGACGCCATTTTGCTGGCCCGTCAGCTCAGCACCGAGGAGCGCCCGGTCTTGCCGGTGTTTTGGATCGCCAGCCAAGACCACGACGCCGACGAAGTGGCCTCCACCCATCTGCTCGACTTTTCGGAGCGCGAATTTGAGCCGCGCCTCGACTTGCCGCGCGGCGTGCCGGTGGGCCGCATCGCTTGGCGGGCCGAGTGGTCAGCGCAACTGCTGGAACTGATCGGCGAATTTGACGCCCCCGAAGCGCACAAAGCGGCGGTGCGCTCACGTCTGGATTTCGCCTTCAAGGGCCGGACGTACGCCGACGTGTTCGCCCGCTTGATGTACACCCTGCTGGGCGAGCACGGCCTGATCGTGCTCGACCCGCTGCATCCAGCGCTGGCCCGCTTGATGGCCCCGGCGCTGGCTGCCGAAATCGAGCGTCCCCTCGAAGGCCCGCAGCGCATCGAAGCTGCCGCCGAGCAACTTGAAGCGCAGGGCTACGCCGCCCAGCTTCGCCGCCCACCCGGATCGACGAACTTGTTTGTGGAAGAAGAAAGCGGCCAGCGCACCTTGCTGCGCGTTTCGCAGCAGGGCGGCAAGGCGTTTGAGGGCTACACCAAAGCCGAGTTGCTCTCGCTACTGGACAGTGACCCCAGCCGGATTACCCCCGCCGCTGGGCTGCGCCCCATCATCCAAGATTACTTGCTGCCCACCGCCGCCTTCGTGGTGGGGCCGGGTGAACTGGCCTACGCCGCCGAGCTGCGCGGGGTCTACGGGCTTCACGGCTTAGAGCAGCCGGTTCTGTGGCCGCGCCTGAGCGTGACCTGGCTGGAGCCGAATGTGGCCCGACTGCTGGAGCGTTTCGGCGTCACGGCGGCGCAGTTTCAGCGTGACCCTGAAGGCACGCTGGGCAAGGCGCTGGCAAGTCAGCAACAAGCCGCCGCGCTGAGTCAGGAGCGGATCAATCACTTGGAAGGCGAGTTCAGCGCCCTGATGAACGAACTCTCGGCGCTCGATCCGACCCTGAAAAGCAGCGTGGAGCGCAGTAAGAACCGCACCATGAGCCGCTTGGAGCGCCACCGCCAGCAAGCCTACTCGGCCCTCGCCCGCGCTGAGGACGACAAGAGCGGCCAACTGACCCGGCTCAAAAAACACCTGCTGCCCGCTGGACACCTCCAAGAGCGCGAGATGAATTTCTTGACCTACCTCCTCAAGCACGGCGACACTCCGCTGAAGCTGCTGCTCTCGCTGGAAGCTGGAGCGCAGGTGGACGTGGTGATTCCCTGA